From the genome of Salmonella enterica subsp. houtenae serovar Houten:
CAGAATTATCAAGGGATAACGGATTTTCATCGTCATTTCGCCATAGTTTTAAACGGTGGCAACCTTACGCGTGCGTAGCTAAACGAAGCTTCAACAAGGCCGTCTGTAACGTATTCCAGTCGGTTTCTGTATTTGAGATAAGTTCAACCCGGCTGTCCGGCGGCGCGACACTCTGTGTTTCGATGTGCAGGTCATCGCCCTGGCGATTGATGCGTACCAGCCCCTCTTGTATGCGCATAACGCCTTTCACCCGGCCCACCGGCGCCAGACGCGCCCATTCGAGTAGGCCAATGGTGTCAAACACGGTATCAGCATCGAAAATCCAGCCGCAGGCCTGATGACCCTGTCCGCTATTGAGGCTGCGTCGCCAGCGCTGCTGTGCGGGCAGATTTAGCGCGGCAAGTCCTTTTTTACTGGCATGAGTGTGCGAATGCGCGGCGCTGGCCGGTAGTTCCGCCAGATTTTGTCGCGGTAAATCCAGAAGCTTACCGTCTATCTGTCCATGTTCGGCATGAATCAGTTGACGATTGCCGCCGTACTGTCGCCACCACTGTTGCAGGGCGGTATCGCTCTGCGCCGTGGCGCGGTCGGTTTTATTGGCGATGATAATATCGGCTGAGGCGAGCTGATCGCGAAAATTTTCATTGGCGACGCTCTGTTGGTCCAGTAGCAGGCGGGGGTCCAGAATGCAGAGCGTGGCGCGTAAATCAATCCACGGCTCATAAACCGGCGCAGTTAATAAATCCAGAATCTGTTTTGGGTGCCCCAGTCCGGTCGGTTCAATCAGCAACCGATCAGGTTTGCCCTGGCGCAACAACGTGTTGAGCCCCACCTGCATAGGCAATCCGTTGACGCAGCACATGCAGCCGCCGGGGATCTCTTTTAGCAGTGCGCCGCTGTCGGCAAGCAGCGCGCCGTCAATACCCACTTCGCCAAATTCATTGACCAGGACGGCCCACTTTTCAGCCGG
Proteins encoded in this window:
- the SBOV22851 gene encoding putative cobalamin synthesis protein, which codes for MTKTNLITGFLGSGKTTSILHLLAHKDPAEKWAVLVNEFGEVGIDGALLADSGALLKEIPGGCMCCVNGLPMQVGLNTLLRQGKPDRLLIEPTGLGHPKQILDLLTAPVYEPWIDLRATLCILDPRLLLDQQSVANENFRDQLASADIIIANKTDRATAQSDTALQQWWRQYGGNRQLIHAEHGQIDGKLLDLPRQNLAELPASAAHSHTHASKKGLAALNLPAQQRWRRSLNSGQGHQACGWIFDADTVFDTIGLLEWARLAPVGRVKGVMRIQEGLVRINRQGDDLHIETQSVAPPDSRVELISNTETDWNTLQTALLKLRLATHA